AGTAGTAGGAGTAGGATAGTTACGAAAATGATTCATTATAATTTTATTCACTCCCCCTATTTTGACACAAATGCTGCCGTACACAGGGATTTGCATATTTCCTTATCTCGCTTAAGATACTTGAAGGTGACAATGCAAGAAGATTTGAAGGTGACAGTACAAGATGATTCAGATGAATTCAGAATGATGATTCCAGATCAATTGAAACTGATTTCGAGACTTGATTTTGTAACTCATACTGCCGTTTTATGGGTTTCATTGGTTCAACGGATGCTGCTCAATTGGTTGCGTTGGTTACTGGTAGTAATCTACTTTGGGTCAGTGCAAACCTGGTATAGCGGCGGCAAATAGGACATTTTTATAGAAACATGGCCTGCGGAGTCTAAACATTTCTGCTAATATGAGGGTGCGGGACTTTTGTTCTTCTACTCCATTGACATGTATTCCAACACGCCACTCTCGCTGGTATGTATAGAAATATTTGGGTTGAAGGTCGTTGTCCGTGGAAAATCTTTGCATTTGAACGATTTATTTTCGGTTcatcatttgaccaaccaaccCAGCGCATGAGTTAAAATCCGTTATTTGGATGTATAGAAAAATAGCTACATAGACAAGTTCAATCGTGTCTTGTGGTTGGCCCTTCTGGAAATCTCATTAGCTGTTCAACAACTGGGATAGTAGTGGAGTTCCATCTTGGTATTGGAAATTTAAAAACGATCATTTGGTGAAAAAATATACCTAATCATGAGGGATAAGTCCGAAGGAGTTGAATTTTCACTCCTCTTATTATTAGGGAGTAATACTACGTAAATCTTGAAGGCATTAATTgacaaaaaagaattttaagaATCGATAATTTTCAAAGTGGTGGGGTGCCAATTATTGATTCAGGTTTCAAGTTTGAGTTTCTTTATGATATTGGCACACGAGAAACTTGATACATAGGAGACTCACTTGAAAGACGATATTTTTGGACAAGTATCAACATTGCTATAGTTGGACATTGTTTTAGGGATTTTAAGTGCTTTACAACAatagcatttcattttgattGGAGCATACAATGGAATTAGAAGAGAGAAATTGTTCAGCAAGTAATACTCAATGTGGTTACGTTAGTGTTGATTGAATGTTGGCAGAGAAATGGTGTCGACACACAGTTCTTCTTGCGTAGAACTCCCAAAAATATTTCTATATATCATTTGGACATGAATGAAATGCCTGTTAAACTTTGAGAGATCGAATGTGAATATTTCAAGTAATTGGAGTTGAAGAAATGATTGAACGATACAGTGTGAATAACgtgattttttaatttttattaaccATCTTTTTAGATATATTATTTATTGAGAGATTTTTTCTTATTAGTTTCATGATTGAAATGTAAATACCTCTAACTTAAAAGACATGAGGGTAATTTTAGGCTAAACAAAAACTAAGCAAactcaaaaatatttaaaaatatgtTCTAACACTTACACTCCTGTTACCAAGACTCATCCTTCTGTTATAGAGAATGAATAATGATATAATTTGATGTTGTTAGCAAGGTAGACGTGTGCTTCTGTGTGAGGCAAGTAATTAATACAATTGTCTTGCACTCTAGGCATTCATCATAGACACAACACTTTAGCTGCAGGCTTATTGTGATGAGTTACGAATAAATTGAGAATTAAGATTATGTGTCCATTTGTTTTAGCATTAGCTGACAAATTTTGGGAAGAGAGATCCTTAAAACACTTTGCAATTTACACATTTGGCTTGCAGCAAACTTTGCATAATAGTCAGAAAGTATGGCTAACTTTCGCTAATACCACAACGCATCGTTCTCTTCCGTCTTTGATACCAAGAACCAGGCCATAGTGTAGGAGTAGGATAGTTTTTACGAAAATGttcattataatttttattcaCTCCTCATTTTGACACAAAATGCTGGGCCGCACAGGGAATTTGCATATTTCCTTATCTCGCTAAGAAATTGAAGGTGCAATGCAAGAAGATTTGAAGGTGACAGTACAAGGAATGATTCAGATGATTCAAATGATGATTCAGATCATGATACTGATTTCGAGActggaatttttgttaaaacatcaatacctgcGTTTTTTATGGGTTTCAACATTGGTTCACGGGATGCTGCTCAATTGGTTGCGTTGGTTACTGGTAGTAATCTACTTTGGGTTCAGTGCAAACCTGGTATAGGCGGCAATAGGACATTTTATAGAAACTATTGGCCTGCGGAGTCTTAAACATATTCTGCTAATATGAGGTGCGAGGACTTTTGTTCTTCTACTCCATTGACATGTATTCCAACACCCACTCTCTGCTGGTATGTATAGAAATATTTGGGTGAAGTCGTTGTCCGTGGAAATCTTGCATTTGAACGATTTATTTTCGGTTCATCATTTGACAACCAACCAGCGCATGAGTTAAATCCGTTATTTGGATGTACTAGAAAAAATAGCTGCATAGACAAGTTCAATGGTGTCTCGGGGCTTGGTCCTTCAGGAATCTCATTAACTTCACAACTGGATAATAGTGAGTTCTCATATTGTATTGAAAATTTAAACGATCCATTTGACGAAAAAAATATACTGATCATAGGGATAAAGTCCGGAGGAGTTGAAAACTCAACTCCTCTTATTATTAGGGAGTTCCATTACTACGTGAATGTTGAAGGCATTAATGACAAAAAAGATTTAAGAATCGATAATTTTAAAAGTGGTGGGGGTGCAATTATTGATTCAGGTTCAAGTTTGAGTTTTCTTTATGATATTGCATACGAGAAACTTGATTACATAGGAGACTCATTAGAAAGACGATATTTCTTTTTGGACAAGTATCAACATTGCTATATTGGACACTTGTTTAGGGATTTTAAGGGCTTTACAACAatagcatttcattttgatgGAGCAACAATGGAATTAGATAGAGAGAATTTGTTCAAGCAAGTATACTCAGATGTGGTATGTTTAAGTGTGTTGAATGTTGCAGAGAATGGTGTCGATCACAGTCTTCTTGGCGTAGAACTCCAAAAATATTTCTATATATCATTTGACATGAATGAAATGCCTGTTAACTTTGAGAGGATCGAATgtgaatatttcaataattgGAGTTGAAGAAAATGATTGACGAATACAGTTGTAAATGcgtgatttttaatttttattaccaATCTTTTTTAGATATAATTTATtgaaacttttcattttttcttattagTTTCATGATTGAAATGTAATAACTCTAATTAAAAGACATGAGGGTAATTTAGGctaaacaaaaactaaaagcaaaatATGTTTACACTTACACTCCCTGTTACCAAGACTCATCCTACCTTTTATAGAGTAATGATAATGATATATTTGAGGTTGTTACAAGGTAGACGTGTGCTTTATCGTGTGAGGACATGTAATTAATATAATTCTCTTACCAACTCTACATTATCAACAAACAACAACCAACTTTAGCTGCAGGCTAGTGCTGATTGATTGACAATAACATTGAAAATTAAGATTATGTGTTATTGTTTTACatgagatgacaaatttgggaaGAGAGAAtcctttaaaatattttacACATTTACACATTTGCTTGCAGCAAACCTTTGTGTAATAGTCAGAAAGTATGGCTAACTTTCATCTAATCACCACAACCATCATTTTTTTCTGTCTTTTGATACCAAGAACAAGCCATAGTAGTAGGAGTAGGATAGTTACGATAATGATTAATTATAACTCTATTCACTCCCCCTATTTTGACACAAATGCTGCCGTACATAGGAACTTACATATTTCCTTATCTCGCTTAAGATACTTGAAGGTGACAATGCAAGAATATTTGAAGCTGACAGTACAAGATAATTCAGATGATTCAATTGATGATTCAGATAATGATACTGATTTCGAGATTGAAATTTTTGTTAACACATCAATACCTGTGTTTTTGGTGGGTTTCAACATTGGTTCACGGGAGGCTGCTCAATTGGTTGCGTTGGATATTGGTAGTAATCTGCTTTGGGTTCAGTGCAAACCTGGTATAGGCGGCAATAGTACATTTTATAGAAACTATTGGCCTGCGGAGTCTTAAACATATTCTGCTAATATGAGGTGCGAGGACTTTTGTTCTTCTACTCCATTGACATGTATTCCAACACCCACTCTTTACTGGTATGTATAGAAATATTTGGGTGAAGTCGTTGTCCGTGAAAATCTTGCATTTGAAAGATTTATTTTCGGTTCATCATTTGACTACCAACCAGCGCATGAGTTCAATCCGTTATTTGGATGTACTAGAAAAAATAACTACATAGACAAGTTCAATCGTGTCTTGGGGCTTGGTCCTTCAGGAATCTCATTAGCTTCACAACTGGATAGTAGTGAGTTCTCATATTGTATTGGAAATTTAAGCGATCcatttgatgaaaaaaataTACTGATCATAGGGATAAAGTCCGGAGGAGTTGAAGACTCAACTCCTCTTATTTTTAGGGAGTTCCATTACTACGTAAATCTTGAAGGCATTAGCTTTGGGGGTAGGATGCTCGGCATTGACAAAAAGGATTTGAGAATGGATAATTTTAAATGTGGCGTGGGTGCAATTATTGATCTAGGTTCAAGTttgagtttcctttgaagataTTGCAAACGAGAAACTTGAACATGCAATTGTTGATTACATAAGGGACTCTTTGGAAAGACGATATTTCTCTTTGGAAAAGTATCAACTTTGCTATATTGGACACTTGTTTAGGGATTTTAAGGGCTTTAAAGCAAtagcatttcatttttgatGGAGCAACAATGGAATTAGATAAAGAGAATTTGTTTAAACAAGTATACCCAGATGTGGTATGTTTAAGTGTGTTGAATGCTGCAGAGAATTGTGTCGATCACAGTCTTCTTGGCGTAGGACTTCAAAAATATTTCTATATATCATTTgacatgaatgaaatgtatgTTAACTTTGAAAGGATGGAATGCGAATATTTCAATAATTGGAGTTGAAGAAAATGATTGATGAATATAGTTGTAAATGCGTagtttataatttttattatcaatattttttagatgtaatttattgaaaattttcattttttcttattagTGTCATGATTGAATTGTAATACCTCTAATTAAAAAACATGAGGGTAATTTAGGctaaacaaaaactaaaagcaaaatATGTTTACACTTACACTCCCTGTTACCAAGACTCATCCTACCTTTTATAGAGTAATGATAATGATATATTTGATGTTGTTACAAGGTAGACGTGTGCTTCATCGTGTGAGGGCAAGTAATTAATACAATTGTCTTGCCAACTCTACATCATCAAGAAACAACAACCAACTTTAGCTGCAGGCTATTGTTGATTGATTGACAATAACATTGAAAATTAAGATTATGTGTCATTTGTTTTACATTAGCTGACAAATTTGGGAAGAGAGAATCCTTTAAAACACTTTGCACATTTACACATTTGCTTGCAGCAAACCTTTGCATAATAGTCAGAAAGTATGGCTAACTTTCGTCTAATCACCACAACCATCGTTCTTTTCCGTCTTTTGATACCAAGAACCAGCCATAGTAGTAGGAGTAGGATAGTTACGAAAATGATTCATTATAATTTTATTCACTCCCCCTATTTTGACACAAATGCTGCCGTACACAGGGATTTGCATATTTCCTTATCTCGCTTAAGATACTTGAAGGTGACAATGCAAGAAGATTTGAAGGTGACAGTACAAGATGATTCAGATGATTCAAATGATGATTCAGATCATGATACTGATTTCGAGActggaatttttgttaaaacatcaatacctgcATTTTTTATGGGTTTCAACATTGGTTCACGGGATGCTGCTCAATTGGTTGCGTTGGTTACTGGTAGTAATCTACTTTGGGTTCAGTGCAAACCTGGTATAGGCGGCAATAGGACATTCTATAAAAACTATTGGCCTGGGGAGTCTTCAATATATGCTGCTAATGTGAGGTGCGAGGACTTTTGTTCATCTACTCCATTAACATGTATTCCAACACCCACTCTCTGCTGGTATGTATTGAAATATTTGGGTGAAGTCGTTGACCGTGGAAATCTTGCATTTGAACGATTTATTTTCGGTTCATCATTTGACAACCAACCAGCGCATGAGTTAAATCCGTTATTTGGATGTACTAGAAAAAATAGCTACATAGACAAGTTCAATCGTGTCTTGTGGCTTGGCCCTTCTGGAATCTCATTAGCTTCACAACTGGATAGTAGTGAGTTCTCATATTGTATTGGAAATTTAAACGATCCATTTGGTGAAAAAAATATACTAATCATAGGGATAAAGTCCGGAGGAGTTGAAAATTAGGGAGTTCAATTACTACGTAAATCTTGAA
The Coffea eugenioides isolate CCC68of unplaced genomic scaffold, Ceug_1.0 ScVebR1_2577;HRSCAF=3628, whole genome shotgun sequence genome window above contains:
- the LOC113756984 gene encoding aspartic proteinase nepenthesin-2-like, which encodes MQEYLKLTVQDNSDDSIDDSDNDTDFEIEIFVNTSIPVFLVGFNIGSREAAQLVALDIGSNLLWVQCKPVVVRENLAFERFIFGSSFDYQPAHEFNPLFGCTRKNNYIDKFNRVLGLGPSGISLASQLDSSEFSYCIGNLSDPFDEKNILIIGIKSGGVEDSTPLIFREFHYYVNLEGISFGGRMLGIDKKDLRMDNFKCGVGAIIDLGSSLSFL